The Syntrophorhabdales bacterium region CGACATCGAGCGGGAAATAGAAGAAGTGAGAACGTTACATCCCCCGCAAAAAGAGTAGCCAGTACACACCGCTCAGTCAGCAGCATAGGCCGGAGAACGGCCCAGCTTTCGCATACCTCGTGTCGACGCGGGCGTTCGCGTGATCAAGGGGCAGAATTGGCCCACCAGAATGGAAATCTTTTCCCTCGGGCATAGGTACTAGAAAAGAAGGCAAGACGAATCTTCGCTCTATAGGCTCACAGCACAAAAATCCGAATGGTCCAAAGCCCTGCCAGGCACATGGTAACCTCGATTGTCATGGTACAGTTTTTGCTTCGCATCATCCTCAGGAAAAACTATGGCAGGCCAACGCATTTTCAAAAAAGCTTGCGCCCTCAGAGAGGAGGGCAAATACATGGAAGCAGTTGAGACCTATACAAGGGCCATTGAAGCAGGCTTCAAGAACGCTGAGGCATACCACAAGCGGGCGGACACGTACGCACTCCTTGGTCTTTTCCGGGAAGCAATAAGGGACTATGACAGGGCCATCCAATTGGGTGTACCCGATCAGGAACTTTTCATAGACCTGGCTTACTCCCTCTGCTCCATTGCTGATTACGAGGAGGCCATCAAAGCCTGCGACAAGGCCATAGCACTGCGGCCCAAAGATCACAAGGCCTATGTGGTTCGCGGCAGTGCCTATGGGCTGGTCAACAAGCCCGGCCTTGCCATAGAGGACTTCAACAGGGCGATAGAACTGAACGGAGACACTGCTGAGGTTTACTACAACCGGGGCCTCGCCAGGTTCCTTCTTGGTAACTTCGAGGATGCGCTGGAGGATTATAACAAAGCGCTGAAACTCGACCCAAGCTTCGCCCATGTCTACTACAATCGGGGTGTGCTCTGTCAGAAGACCAACAGGCCGCGTGAAGCTATTGAGAATTATGGGGCAGCGCTGGAACTGGCGCTCCACCTGCCGGAACTCTACTGCAACAGGGGAATCGCTTAC contains the following coding sequences:
- a CDS encoding tetratricopeptide repeat protein, which translates into the protein MAGQRIFKKACALREEGKYMEAVETYTRAIEAGFKNAEAYHKRADTYALLGLFREAIRDYDRAIQLGVPDQELFIDLAYSLCSIADYEEAIKACDKAIALRPKDHKAYVVRGSAYGLVNKPGLAIEDFNRAIELNGDTAEVYYNRGLARFLLGNFEDALEDYNKALKLDPSFAHVYYNRGVLCQKTNRPREAIENYGAALELALHLPELYCNRGIAYAKLGKYQLAKRDFDAALDLNPQNRDVYYYRAMSHLVLGSVGQAVEDMRCAAGLGHAKAEEFLNEHGLLMDEVMN